The Virgibacillus siamensis sequence GCGTTCATAACCGCGGTCGTGATTAGTGTGTTGTTATTGCCGAGCAGTGCGCCGGCTACAATGACTGCTGCAATGACAACCCACTGTGTCGACGTCCAGATTCCCATCGACAACAGGAGAAGGGCGAACAGGCTGAGCATCAGGCACATCGATTTGACGGTTCCAAATGCTTTCTGCAGTTTCGGCGCCATGAAAACAGATGTGATTGCCAAAAGCAGCCCCCATCCAAGGAACACAAGTCCAAGCCCATGTTCACCGAGCCCAAGCACAAATGGGGCAAATGCGAGCAGCGTGAAAAAACCGAAATTATACAGAGCTGCCGAGATGCCAAATACGAGCAAAGATCGATGCTTCAATGCCCGGAACGGATCCAGCAGAGATGTTTTCTGTTTTGCCTGTGATGCGGATGCAGCTGACGGCATTAATGTCATCAGCCCGAAAAAAGCAATGGCCATTAATGTTGCGACACCGAAAAATGGGCCTCGCCAGGACATGGCACCGAGCCATCCGCCAATCAGCGGGCCGACTGAAATACCGAGTCCGATAGCTGCCTCGTATAAGATAATCGCTTTTGCATTACCACTGTTGGATAAGGTGACGATTGCGGTAAGCGCAGTAGCAACAAAAAGGGCATTCCCGAGTCCCCAGCCGCCGCGTAATGCAACAAGTTCCCAGATTCCGTTTGATGCTCCGCCAAGTCCGGAAAAGACCGCAATAATAATAATCCCGGCGATGAGTGTGCGTTTGATACCGATGCGCGATGTGATGGCACCAGTAACGAGCATCGCAACGGCCATAACGGCATTATAGCTCGTAAACAGCAATGTTGTTTCACTTTTGGTGGCATCGAGCTGCTTGGAAATGGCGGGTAAAATCGGATCGACCAGCCCGAGCCCCATAAAGGCAATAATTGAGGCAAAGAAAACTGCCCAAACGGCTTTCGGCTGGCTGAGAATGCCGCTTTTTTCCGCAGCAGCCGCGTCAGGCACACGATGTTCAATTGGTTTCGATACAGTTGATGATGG is a genomic window containing:
- a CDS encoding MFS transporter; amino-acid sequence: MPSSTVSKPIEHRVPDAAAAEKSGILSQPKAVWAVFFASIIAFMGLGLVDPILPAISKQLDATKSETTLLFTSYNAVMAVAMLVTGAITSRIGIKRTLIAGIIIIAVFSGLGGASNGIWELVALRGGWGLGNALFVATALTAIVTLSNSGNAKAIILYEAAIGLGISVGPLIGGWLGAMSWRGPFFGVATLMAIAFFGLMTLMPSAASASQAKQKTSLLDPFRALKHRSLLVFGISAALYNFGFFTLLAFAPFVLGLGEHGLGLVFLGWGLLLAITSVFMAPKLQKAFGTVKSMCLMLSLFALLLLSMGIWTSTQWVVIAAVIVAGALLGNNNTLITTAVMNASPVQRSTASAAYSFLRFIGGAIAPYLAGKLSEIYNSSVPFYVGAAFVALSVLCIWLNDKHIRHVDTVENAH